DNA sequence from the Bacteroidales bacterium genome:
CGTATCACATCCAGGATGTGTTGATATGGTTACCACATACGTACCCGAATAACTCACTTGAGCACTGCTTATCATGACAGCTGAATCTCCCCATGAAAAACCATTCGGACCGGCCCAAACATAAGTATTTCCACCACTTGCATTAATGATGAGCGAATCACCGCTGCAAATAGGGGCATTTGAAAAAACTGTTCCCAATGGTTTTTCGTAAACAGTTACCTTCACCTGAGTCGTATCCGTACAATTATGTAAAGTGCTACCAGTTACCGTATAGGTGGTCGTCACCGAAGGAAAAATTTGATGTGTTTGTCCAGATCCTAAACCCTGATCCCACATGTATGTATCAGCTCCACTAGCACTCAACACCACCAACTGACCCTCGCAAACAGTGTCCGGGGTAGCTGTAGCTGTAACAACCGGTAAGTCATTTACTGTAATGACACCCATCGTATCTGTTCCACATCCAATAATCGATATAGTGTAATGAAAAATTCCTGCATTTGAAGGAATTCCACTTATCATCAACGTATCGTTTTCGTAAACCCAATTAACACCTGCTGGAAGACCACCTACCGTGACATCAACCGACCCATAGATATAATATAAAATATTCACCATAGAATGATTTTTGCAAACTTCTTGATGAACAGTTCCTGAATCAGACACCAAAACAACGTTACTACATGGATATAAACATAATTTACTTAAATAACCATCATCACCTCCTCCCTCATGAATTTGTTGATACGCACCAGTAGTGATGTCAAAATCAGTAGAATACGTAAACCCAGCTAAATACACACAACCATTGCTGTCAATCGCCATTCCCTGAACATTATCACTATTAGTTCCACCAAAATATGTAGAATATAATAAAACTGTGCCCGAAGAATTTAGTTTCGTCACAAATACTTCATGTGCTCCTTGCAAATTCATTTGATATGCACCATTGGTCACAGGATAATTCGCAGATGTTGTATAACCAACCACATAGGCATTGCCATCGTGATCAATAGCAATGTCGGCACTTAGATCGTTGTTGCTTCCACCTATATAAGTTGAATATACCAGTCCACTTCCAGTGGTATTAAATTTAGTTACAAAAATATCCCATCCACCCTGGTGGGTGGTTTGATAAGCACCCATGGTTGTGTCAAAATCTATTGAATTGGTTGTTCCACACACATAAACATATCCAAGACTATCAATAGCCAGATGTGTACCATAAAAACTACCATCCCAAATATTACCAAATATCCCACTCCATTCATTGCCGCTTCCTCC
Encoded proteins:
- a CDS encoding SBBP repeat-containing protein, which encodes NYPVSSGAFQPWNRGAYDGFVTKLNPAGDSLIFSTYLGGSSADDVLAIAVDDSGYVYATGPAASSNFPITPGAYQTSHEGGTWAYDVFVTKLNTAGTDLVFSTYLGGNGEEMGLDIAVDDSGYVYVTGFTSSTNFDTTLGAYQTTPGGNWDAFLTKLNPDGTGLVYSTYLGGSGNEWSGIFGNIWDGSFYGTHLAIDSLGYVYVCGTTNSIDFDTTMGAYQTTHQGGWDIFVTKFNTTGSGLVYSTYIGGSNNDLSADIAIDHDGNAYVVGYTTSANYPVTNGAYQMNLQGAHEVFVTKLNSSGTVLLYSTYFGGTNSDNVQGMAIDSNGCVYLAGFTYSTDFDITTGAYQQIHEGGGDDGYLSKLCLYPCSNVVLVSDSGTVHQEVCKNHSMVNILYYIYGSVDVTVGGLPAGVNWVYENDTLMISGIPSNAGIFHYTISIIGCGTDTMGVITVNDLPVVTATATPDTVCEGQLVVLSASGADTYMWDQGLGSGQTHQIFPSVTTTYTVTGSTLHNCTDTTQVKVTVYEKPLGTVFSNAPICSGDSLIINASGGNTYVWAGPNGFSWGDSAVMISSAQVSYSGTYVVTISTHPGCDTVLTINVDIYGKPVVDFEVRDEVCDEGNGKINVRLTSGELPITYHWSNGSHDSLLTNLREGTYVLTVIDGHGCTSVDSVEVKNDSTGCEYFVEMPTGFSPNGDGVNDILLVRGKGVEEIVFEVYNRWGNKVFESHEIDKGWDGTYRNVEQESGIYAYVVNVKFKNGKRFKKTGDVALIR